From Bacillota bacterium, a single genomic window includes:
- a CDS encoding LacI family DNA-binding transcriptional regulator — protein MKVTIADVARLAGVGTTTVSRVINNARNIREETREKVLRAMRELDYYPNLAARSLSRGDTLDASRSRCIGVVLGEDVTQTHTYYSDILETIERELADRQYHVIFSTLSSGPLGNGGKTLQMVHDRIIQAAVIVGQAPRVTLDMFVKEEVPVVLVDAPANVDGIDSIICDNVRGARMMVSHLVGLGHKRIALIRGPREHFFSLDISKGYREGLAEYGLEIDESLIKEGDYHPESGYVAMSSLLQLPKSDWPTAVFANDEMAIGAIRAINERGLKVPGDISVAGFDGIELLMHTQPSLTTIQVPRKSMGRLAVKKLMELFEEGRDGHCFSTSILPVKLIVRESTAVCSQRWEST, from the coding sequence ATGAAAGTGACTATAGCAGATGTTGCAAGACTCGCTGGTGTTGGTACAACGACTGTTTCACGGGTAATCAACAATGCCAGGAATATACGTGAGGAGACGCGGGAAAAGGTTCTCCGGGCTATGCGGGAGTTAGACTACTATCCGAATTTAGCGGCTCGCTCCCTGAGCAGAGGAGATACGCTAGATGCTTCCAGGTCCCGGTGTATAGGGGTCGTCCTTGGAGAGGATGTTACACAAACCCATACCTACTATTCAGATATTCTCGAAACAATTGAAAGGGAGCTTGCAGATCGCCAGTATCATGTGATATTTTCAACTCTTAGCAGCGGTCCGCTTGGTAACGGAGGCAAAACCCTGCAGATGGTCCATGATAGGATAATCCAGGCCGCAGTTATCGTGGGTCAGGCTCCCCGGGTCACCCTTGATATGTTTGTTAAAGAGGAGGTCCCCGTGGTCCTGGTTGATGCGCCGGCCAATGTGGATGGGATCGATAGTATAATCTGTGATAATGTAAGAGGAGCCAGGATGATGGTTTCCCACCTTGTAGGGCTTGGGCATAAAAGGATAGCGTTGATTAGAGGCCCCAGGGAGCATTTTTTCTCTCTGGATATAAGTAAAGGCTACCGTGAGGGCCTTGCGGAATACGGGCTCGAGATAGATGAGTCACTCATCAAAGAGGGCGACTACCACCCTGAAAGCGGTTATGTAGCCATGTCTAGTCTCTTACAACTTCCGAAGTCAGACTGGCCTACAGCAGTATTCGCCAATGACGAGATGGCTATTGGGGCCATTAGGGCTATAAACGAGAGAGGGCTTAAGGTGCCAGGAGATATATCCGTTGCTGGGTTCGATGGTATAGAATTATTGATGCATACTCAACCTTCTCTGACAACTATCCAGGTGCCAAGGAAATCGATGGGGCGCCTGGCGGTCAAGAAGCTCATGGAGTTGTTCGAAGAGGGTAGGGACGGC
- a CDS encoding substrate-binding domain-containing protein codes for MLRVHFSLLTTNFIFFQELIVGARAAADRAGLCLTVSDADGSRETQIAQVTDASDCDALIVVTGDRRVLEHAFAVKVIPTVLVDFPLGLPDIPFVGSDSYSGGLELGKYVAVKINPRKEGIRVLALVNPVSPESELRLQGFLDGLRKVGPASCLCRLSLSDIASADELRRLIEEVPDADCLFGYDGVALELLLEASRGMHHHYYIAGFDLSDRIERALETNTRLIAVEAQNPQLVGEVAVQHACILAAGAKLVGSSWLPPKTLIPCRLVLSKCREPRAQRRGYLNT; via the coding sequence GTGTTAAGAGTGCACTTCAGTTTACTAACGACCAACTTCATATTCTTTCAGGAACTCATTGTTGGTGCCCGGGCGGCGGCAGACAGGGCGGGACTCTGTTTGACCGTATCAGATGCTGACGGCTCAAGGGAAACACAGATTGCCCAGGTTACCGATGCATCCGACTGTGATGCGCTAATAGTTGTCACAGGTGACCGAAGGGTTCTGGAACACGCCTTTGCCGTGAAGGTGATCCCCACGGTACTGGTTGACTTTCCTCTCGGCCTGCCGGACATACCGTTTGTGGGGTCTGATTCGTATTCGGGTGGGCTGGAATTGGGGAAATATGTGGCTGTCAAAATCAACCCTCGAAAAGAGGGGATTCGAGTCTTAGCATTAGTAAATCCCGTCTCTCCGGAATCAGAATTGCGACTACAAGGCTTCCTTGACGGCTTGCGGAAAGTAGGCCCTGCCAGTTGTCTCTGCCGGCTATCACTTTCCGACATCGCATCAGCAGATGAGTTGAGGAGACTGATTGAAGAAGTGCCTGATGCAGACTGCCTCTTTGGTTACGATGGGGTGGCTCTTGAACTTTTGCTCGAAGCTTCTCGAGGGATGCATCACCATTATTACATAGCAGGCTTCGATCTTTCCGACCGGATTGAAAGGGCGCTTGAAACAAATACACGTTTAATTGCCGTCGAGGCGCAAAATCCGCAACTTGTCGGGGAAGTTGCTGTCCAGCACGCATGCATTCTGGCGGCAGGTGCTAAACTTGTCGGCTCATCATGGTTACCGCCGAAAACATTGATTCCATGCCGACTAGTTCTTTCCAAATGCAGGGAACCGAGAGCCCAAAGGCGGGGGTATCTCAATACTTAG
- a CDS encoding creatininase family protein produces the protein MRLETLFPFQLREAIEKRWPLVIPAGTIEYHGEHLGFGTDTLVVTRILELLEKEKDMILAPPIYYGPSSYAVAGPEQGTIHVDVDNFEHYVRDVLWGMLLTGFRNIYVVIHHQYENGIELPEALCFIKSARQLIFRFLEEKHGRGWWGRPENARFYETLDKADNPWNWIKVIPLMAPEVQQATGYDHAGQYETSLMIATCPEGAAMNQLKEGQPWFVQMARHASQELGQRMVQLILDQLRKVIV, from the coding sequence ATGAGACTTGAGACTCTTTTCCCGTTCCAACTTAGAGAGGCCATCGAAAAACGGTGGCCGTTAGTGATTCCGGCCGGAACAATAGAATACCACGGTGAACATCTGGGCTTCGGAACAGATACGCTGGTGGTAACACGGATTCTCGAACTCTTGGAGAAAGAAAAGGATATGATTCTTGCTCCGCCCATATATTACGGGCCGTCTTCCTACGCCGTGGCGGGGCCGGAGCAAGGAACAATTCATGTTGACGTCGATAATTTTGAACATTATGTTCGGGATGTTCTCTGGGGGATGCTTCTGACCGGTTTCCGCAATATCTATGTGGTCATTCACCATCAATATGAGAATGGGATCGAGTTACCGGAAGCCCTTTGCTTCATCAAGTCGGCACGTCAGCTTATCTTCCGGTTTTTGGAGGAGAAACACGGCCGTGGCTGGTGGGGCCGACCGGAAAACGCCAGGTTTTATGAAACTTTAGACAAGGCGGATAACCCCTGGAACTGGATTAAGGTAATCCCGCTAATGGCTCCGGAGGTGCAACAGGCCACAGGTTACGACCACGCGGGTCAATATGAGACGTCGCTCATGATAGCTACATGCCCGGAAGGGGCGGCGATGAATCAACTTAAGGAGGGGCAACCCTGGTTTGTGCAGATGGCTCGCCATGCTTCTCAGGAATTGGGTCAACGGATGGTGCAATTGATTCTTGACCAGTTGAGAAAGGTTATTGTTTAG
- a CDS encoding ABC transporter permease: MDQVRIRQVQTSSVTKFLRGYGLFIGLGILFTLFSVLSRYFLTVNNLFNVGRQIAVTSIIAFGMTFIITAGQIDLSVGSGVALTGLLTAVLVSRTALPAYIWPWVIIGVGVGMGLLHGFFVAKQKIPAFIVTLGTMGIIRGIGFFMTKGYPIYIESKGFRELARGDLLGIPTPIVIMIVLWCICEFVFTQTRLGKYIQVVGENSEVARLSGIEVDKILYKVFIIGGVLTAIGGILMASRLGTGSPAVGEGLELEVIAAVILGGTSLFGGEGTLIGTIMGAIFIGMLVNGMILLNVSPYAQMVARGIVVLGAVWLNTSEHRRLR, from the coding sequence ATGGACCAAGTCAGGATCAGACAGGTACAGACATCATCCGTTACGAAATTCCTGAGGGGATACGGCCTTTTCATAGGGCTTGGTATCTTATTCACCCTTTTCTCAGTCTTGAGCCGGTACTTTTTGACCGTCAACAATCTCTTCAACGTGGGCAGGCAGATCGCCGTCACCTCCATCATTGCTTTTGGGATGACGTTCATAATCACCGCCGGTCAGATCGACCTCAGTGTCGGTTCCGGGGTTGCACTTACCGGTTTGCTTACCGCCGTTCTTGTAAGCCGAACTGCTCTACCAGCCTACATCTGGCCGTGGGTGATAATCGGCGTGGGAGTTGGAATGGGCCTCTTGCACGGGTTCTTTGTAGCCAAGCAAAAGATCCCCGCTTTCATTGTGACCCTTGGGACAATGGGAATCATCCGCGGAATTGGTTTTTTCATGACCAAAGGTTATCCAATTTACATAGAGTCCAAAGGATTCCGTGAACTTGCCCGCGGAGACCTTTTGGGCATCCCCACTCCTATAGTTATCATGATAGTCCTATGGTGCATTTGCGAATTTGTTTTCACTCAGACTCGGCTCGGCAAGTACATTCAAGTGGTGGGCGAGAATAGTGAGGTTGCCCGCCTCTCCGGTATCGAAGTCGACAAGATACTTTATAAGGTATTCATCATCGGTGGGGTTCTCACGGCAATTGGTGGTATCCTGATGGCCTCACGCTTAGGTACTGGCTCGCCGGCTGTCGGAGAAGGGTTGGAATTAGAGGTCATTGCCGCAGTGATCCTGGGGGGAACAAGTCTATTCGGGGGAGAGGGAACACTTATTGGAACCATAATGGGGGCGATTTTTATCGGAATGTTGGTGAACGGAATGATTCTCCTGAACGTCTCTCCCTATGCTCAAATGGTGGCTCGCGGTATCGTGGTTCTGGGAGCTGTTTGGCTGAACACTTCTGAACATCGGCGGCTAAGGTGA
- a CDS encoding sugar ABC transporter ATP-binding protein: MPNIEQEPLLKVEGVSKAFGAVQALINVSFSLWRGEILALVGDNGAGKSTLIKVISGAHAPDSGRVWFNGQEVTIFTPQHARDLGIETIYQDLALANKRSIAENIFLGREFTRNFLGFVKVLDKKRMDEESAPIFERLKVNIGSVRSPVGKLSGGQRQATAIARGIYWDAKLIIMDEPTAALGVRESEKVCQTIEQVKNQGIAVILISHNLEDVFRVADRILVLRRGSVVGERKTTETTRDEVARLMITGGDF; encoded by the coding sequence ATGCCGAACATAGAACAGGAGCCTTTATTGAAGGTAGAAGGAGTCTCGAAAGCATTTGGGGCTGTTCAAGCCCTAATTAATGTTAGTTTCTCCCTCTGGCGAGGGGAGATCTTAGCTTTGGTGGGTGACAATGGGGCGGGGAAGTCGACCCTGATTAAGGTTATTTCGGGGGCCCACGCACCCGATAGCGGGCGGGTGTGGTTCAACGGCCAAGAGGTGACGATTTTCACTCCTCAACATGCCAGGGACTTAGGTATTGAGACTATATATCAGGATCTGGCGTTGGCAAACAAACGGAGTATTGCAGAAAATATATTCCTGGGAAGGGAGTTCACTCGTAACTTCCTTGGTTTCGTAAAAGTGTTGGACAAGAAGCGCATGGACGAGGAGTCTGCCCCCATATTTGAGAGGCTGAAAGTGAATATTGGTTCGGTGAGGAGCCCGGTAGGTAAGCTGTCCGGTGGCCAGAGGCAGGCTACTGCCATTGCCAGGGGGATTTATTGGGACGCCAAGTTGATTATTATGGATGAGCCTACCGCTGCTCTTGGCGTAAGAGAAAGTGAAAAGGTATGTCAAACAATAGAACAGGTTAAGAATCAAGGAATCGCCGTTATTCTCATAAGTCATAACCTCGAGGACGTCTTTCGTGTCGCTGACCGCATCCTGGTCCTTCGCCGGGGGAGTGTAGTTGGTGAGCGCAAAACGACTGAAACAACCCGAGATGAAGTGGCTAGACTCATGATAACTGGAGGTGACTTTTAG
- a CDS encoding substrate-binding domain-containing protein: MARFKGLLPYLLVFGLLLGLTGMVFAEGEKLVIGTSIITYEHPFYIDVVKGMKRVAERAGVEMLLNDPKGELANQVQALETYIGRRVDALIVYGVDPSGVVPVVEEATKRGIPVITADMQLYTDKVVTFIGSDNLEIGRKLGEYTKNYIAKNMGGKAKIGVVSWLESVAQQQRLQGFKEKVTELPGVRIVTVQQGKMRDIAMASTENIITAHPDINMIMGTNQVTCMAAVAALEMANRRDIKVVGVDIDTEIMRAIKEGKLLATVAQQPLLLGEASMQAAIIKAAGKKLIGSDFVPNRIVIPTLLVSKENLKQAEAQLEIQKY, translated from the coding sequence ATGGCAAGATTTAAAGGGTTACTACCGTATCTCCTGGTCTTCGGCCTGTTACTGGGCTTGACCGGAATGGTATTTGCCGAAGGGGAAAAGCTGGTGATTGGTACTTCTATTATCACCTACGAGCATCCATTCTATATTGACGTAGTCAAGGGCATGAAACGGGTCGCTGAGAGGGCAGGAGTGGAGATGTTGCTCAATGACCCCAAGGGTGAACTCGCTAATCAGGTTCAGGCCCTTGAAACTTACATCGGACGGCGTGTAGATGCCCTGATAGTTTATGGGGTGGATCCCTCCGGTGTCGTACCGGTTGTTGAGGAAGCGACTAAACGGGGGATCCCGGTGATAACAGCTGATATGCAACTGTATACAGATAAAGTCGTTACCTTCATCGGTTCGGATAATCTGGAGATTGGGCGGAAACTGGGGGAGTATACCAAAAATTATATTGCCAAGAACATGGGCGGCAAGGCGAAAATTGGGGTTGTTTCCTGGTTGGAATCGGTAGCCCAGCAGCAGCGGCTGCAAGGGTTTAAGGAAAAAGTAACCGAACTTCCTGGGGTGAGAATCGTTACTGTCCAGCAAGGGAAAATGCGAGATATTGCCATGGCCTCCACTGAGAATATCATCACAGCTCATCCTGATATCAACATGATTATGGGTACCAACCAAGTAACCTGCATGGCTGCCGTGGCGGCTTTGGAAATGGCCAACAGGCGGGACATCAAAGTAGTCGGTGTCGACATTGATACAGAAATTATGCGGGCTATTAAGGAAGGAAAACTGCTCGCAACTGTGGCTCAGCAACCGCTTCTCCTCGGGGAAGCTTCCATGCAAGCGGCCATAATCAAAGCCGCCGGTAAGAAGCTCATCGGGTCTGACTTTGTACCCAACAGGATTGTAATCCCAACGCTTTTGGTTTCTAAGGAAAATCTTAAACAGGCGGAGGCTCAGCTAGAAATCCAGAAATATTAG
- a CDS encoding aminopeptidase P family protein: protein MMLEIPKSEFEERIRRIQKELAQRGLDALITHADEAEPQNVRYLADYWPAFETAGVIVPVEGEPILIIGPESYTYAKSRSKIEKIRRVLVYRESSEPEYPGEKLTSFEELFDEASGGRGIRRLGIVGYSIMPVPIYDGIRKAMGDGEVVRADDILIKMRMIKSENELALHREAYRLSKIGFEAVLENIRPGMTEIQVKGIALNAMLQAGAETEGFPMWCIAGSNTNQAISRPTHRKIQEGELVQVQVGARVGGYSSSIGRPLVLGKASDDIKRFIKAGLEAELAAIKAMKAGVVAKEVDKVFKETVRGLGYGDWILYGPCHGTGLMECEHPWIESNSDWPLQENMVFSVDIFLRSDTMGLRIEDGVRVTKDGVEELSNYRREIIEV, encoded by the coding sequence ATGATGTTGGAGATACCAAAGAGTGAGTTTGAGGAGAGAATACGGAGAATCCAGAAAGAGTTGGCGCAGAGAGGGCTTGATGCCCTAATTACTCATGCAGATGAGGCTGAGCCGCAGAATGTAAGGTATCTTGCAGACTACTGGCCGGCTTTTGAAACTGCGGGGGTCATCGTGCCTGTGGAAGGGGAGCCCATCCTCATAATAGGACCTGAAAGCTATACATATGCAAAATCTAGATCGAAAATAGAAAAGATTAGGAGGGTTCTAGTTTATAGGGAATCATCTGAACCAGAGTACCCCGGTGAGAAGCTTACAAGCTTTGAGGAGCTCTTTGATGAGGCATCCGGTGGTCGCGGAATAAGACGGCTTGGGATTGTTGGATATAGCATCATGCCCGTGCCTATCTATGATGGCATTCGGAAGGCAATGGGGGACGGGGAGGTTGTACGGGCGGATGATATCCTCATAAAGATGAGGATGATCAAGAGCGAGAACGAACTCGCCCTTCACCGGGAGGCTTACCGGCTCTCAAAGATCGGCTTTGAAGCCGTGCTTGAAAACATCAGGCCTGGCATGACAGAGATTCAGGTCAAAGGTATTGCCTTGAATGCCATGCTTCAAGCTGGTGCGGAAACAGAGGGTTTCCCTATGTGGTGTATTGCAGGCTCCAATACCAATCAAGCTATTAGTAGGCCTACACACCGCAAAATCCAGGAAGGGGAGTTAGTCCAGGTCCAGGTTGGGGCCCGTGTAGGTGGTTACTCGTCAAGTATCGGCCGGCCGCTTGTGCTGGGCAAGGCTTCGGATGATATCAAGCGGTTCATTAAAGCCGGTCTTGAAGCTGAGCTCGCTGCTATCAAAGCTATGAAGGCGGGAGTGGTAGCGAAGGAAGTAGATAAGGTTTTCAAGGAAACGGTGAGAGGGCTTGGCTATGGGGATTGGATTCTCTACGGGCCCTGCCATGGGACAGGTCTGATGGAATGCGAGCACCCGTGGATAGAATCTAACTCGGATTGGCCGCTCCAGGAGAACATGGTCTTTAGCGTGGATATATTCTTGAGAAGCGATACCATGGGGCTGAGAATCGAAGACGGGGTCAGGGTCACAAAGGACGGGGTGGAGGAGCTATCAAATTACCGGCGTGAAATCATAGAGGTCTAG
- a CDS encoding LacI family DNA-binding transcriptional regulator → MSVTIKDVAQKAGVSFATVSRVLRGERYVSAETQQAVHRAVKELGYHPNSLARNFKTKRSNIIGFVMPDISNPFFATIARGIEERARRNGYDLIIYDTHSDPDRELKGLQMLAERRVDGVILSPISDQLLKLEIPDVRILPVVLVDNLVEGAEVDSVIIDNVQATRRLVEHLLSLGHRKIAMITGPLNQTTGKDRLAGYLSALHDHGIPEVKGWIREGDFLMQSGYELAGELLDKADKPTAILAANNFMALGAMRAIRERGLHIPRDMALVAFDDMSEFTTLLDPPLTAMVQPAGRLGDAACDLLLRRLHAKRSMKPRQVIMEAELLIRGSCGANAYHD, encoded by the coding sequence GTGAGCGTCACTATAAAGGATGTAGCCCAAAAAGCAGGAGTCTCCTTTGCCACCGTATCTCGTGTATTGCGTGGCGAGCGGTATGTGAGTGCCGAAACCCAACAGGCGGTGCATAGAGCAGTCAAGGAATTAGGATATCATCCAAATAGCCTCGCCCGAAATTTTAAGACCAAGAGGTCTAACATCATCGGATTCGTGATGCCGGATATATCTAACCCATTCTTTGCCACAATTGCGAGGGGCATTGAAGAACGGGCGCGGCGTAATGGCTACGATTTGATCATATACGATACTCACTCCGATCCTGACCGGGAGCTAAAGGGGCTTCAGATGCTCGCCGAGAGGCGAGTGGATGGGGTAATATTAAGCCCTATCAGCGATCAACTCTTGAAGCTAGAGATTCCGGACGTAAGAATCCTACCGGTGGTGCTAGTTGACAACCTGGTTGAAGGGGCAGAAGTCGACTCTGTGATTATCGATAATGTGCAAGCTACCCGGAGGCTGGTGGAGCATCTTCTCTCTTTGGGGCATCGAAAGATCGCCATGATCACAGGGCCTCTTAACCAAACGACAGGTAAAGATCGTCTTGCTGGATATCTCAGCGCTTTGCACGATCATGGGATTCCGGAGGTGAAGGGGTGGATTAGAGAAGGGGATTTCCTAATGCAGAGTGGCTACGAGTTGGCAGGAGAGTTGCTAGATAAGGCCGATAAGCCTACTGCCATTCTCGCTGCCAATAACTTCATGGCCTTGGGAGCCATGAGAGCTATAAGGGAGAGGGGATTACATATACCTCGGGACATGGCGCTTGTGGCATTCGATGACATGTCGGAATTCACGACTTTGCTGGATCCACCTTTGACTGCGATGGTGCAACCGGCAGGTCGACTTGGAGATGCAGCGTGCGATCTTCTGCTGAGGAGGCTCCATGCAAAAAGGTCCATGAAACCCAGGCAGGTAATAATGGAGGCTGAATTGTTGATAAGAGGATCGTGTGGCGCGAATGCGTATCACGATTAG